From Nonlabens sp. Ci31, the proteins below share one genomic window:
- the rimP gene encoding ribosome assembly cofactor RimP, producing the protein MLKEKVEKLLKEAFEERADLFLIDFKMGAGNEIKVIIDGDDGVKLSDCMFFSRAVEHNLDREEYDFSIEVLSAGASSPLSFPRQFIKNLGRDIQIVDREKRTETGLLKLANEEGITIVWKAREPKPIGKGKVTVEKEWALKYEDIKQAKVVIKFN; encoded by the coding sequence ATGTTGAAAGAAAAAGTAGAAAAATTATTAAAAGAGGCGTTTGAAGAGCGTGCAGATTTATTTTTGATTGATTTCAAAATGGGTGCTGGTAACGAGATCAAGGTCATTATTGATGGAGATGATGGTGTTAAACTGTCAGACTGTATGTTTTTTTCGAGAGCAGTAGAACATAATTTAGATAGAGAAGAATATGATTTTTCTATTGAAGTTTTAAGTGCCGGTGCTTCCTCTCCTTTGAGTTTTCCACGACAGTTTATTAAAAACTTGGGTAGAGATATTCAAATCGTGGATAGAGAAAAAAGAACTGAAACAGGTCTTTTAAAGCTAGCAAATGAGGAGGGTATAACCATTGTATGGAAGGCTCGAGAACCTAAGCCTATAGGTAAAGGGAAAGTTACTGTTGAAAAAGAGTGGGCTTTGAAATATGAAGACATTAAGCAAGCAAAAGTTGTTATAAAATTTAATTAA
- a CDS encoding translation initiation factor IF-2 → MKNPSTLLLTLALFTVAFQVIAQESQPVNKQRIDQLISTKIAMDRSGDFKDRFTIQLFYGDRDKAITTKENYDALNLPWKAELKWESPYHKIWVGTYRSRLEADRALLNIKEDYKDAFILKP, encoded by the coding sequence ATGAAGAACCCATCAACACTACTCCTAACTTTAGCCTTGTTCACAGTTGCATTTCAGGTAATTGCACAAGAATCTCAACCCGTAAACAAGCAAAGAATCGACCAGCTTATATCTACTAAAATAGCAATGGACCGCTCGGGAGATTTTAAAGATAGATTTACCATACAATTATTTTATGGAGATCGTGATAAAGCGATCACTACTAAAGAAAACTATGACGCCTTAAACCTCCCTTGGAAGGCTGAGTTAAAATGGGAATCTCCTTACCACAAGATCTGGGTTGGCACTTACCGAAGCAGATTAGAAGCAGATCGCGCCCTACTTAATATAAAGGAGGACTATAAAGACGCCTTTATTTTAAAACCTTAA
- a CDS encoding universal stress protein codes for MAEYLKNVNVRPTDYTIYNDNSVEEGVFNYTKDVKGDIIGMANHGRKGLSHFFNGSVSEDVVNHSSLPVITFRIK; via the coding sequence GTGGCCGAGTATTTAAAAAATGTCAATGTACGACCGACCGATTACACCATATATAACGACAATTCTGTAGAAGAAGGTGTTTTTAACTACACTAAGGATGTAAAAGGTGATATTATCGGAATGGCAAATCACGGTCGTAAAGGCTTGTCTCATTTTTTCAACGGCAGCGTTAGTGAAGACGTGGTGAATCACTCCAGCTTGCCTGTGATTACTTTTAGGATCAAGTAA
- the nusA gene encoding transcription termination factor NusA, with amino-acid sequence MENLALIESFSEFKDDKMIDRVTLMAILEDVFRAALKRKYGEDDNFDIIINPDKGDLEIWRNRVVVADDEVEDDNSEISLTEAQKIEPDYEVGEDVAEEVKLIQLGRRAILALRQNLIAKIHEHDNTNIFKHFKELEGELYSAEVHHIRHRAIILLDDDGNEIIMPKDRQIPSDFFRKGENVRGIIESVELRGNKPNIILSRTSPKFLEKLFEQEIPEVFDGVISIKAVVREPGEKAKVAVDSYDDRIDPVGACVGVKGSRIHGIVRELGNENIDVINYTTNMQLYIARALSPAKITSITINEETKKAEVRLSPEEVSKAIGRRGHNIRLAGKLTGYDIDVIREGGEEDVELTEFTDVIDGWVIEELSKIGLDTARSVLEQDVADLIKRTDLEEETVLDVVRILRAEFED; translated from the coding sequence ATGGAAAATCTCGCATTGATCGAGTCTTTTTCTGAGTTTAAAGATGATAAAATGATAGATCGTGTCACGTTGATGGCGATCTTAGAAGATGTTTTTAGAGCCGCTTTGAAAAGAAAGTACGGTGAAGACGACAATTTTGATATTATTATCAATCCAGACAAAGGAGATTTAGAGATCTGGCGTAACCGAGTTGTTGTTGCAGATGACGAAGTGGAAGATGATAACTCTGAAATATCACTGACAGAAGCTCAGAAAATTGAGCCGGATTACGAGGTAGGTGAAGACGTTGCAGAAGAAGTGAAGTTGATACAACTAGGTCGTCGCGCTATTCTAGCATTGAGACAGAATCTTATAGCTAAGATTCATGAACACGACAATACCAATATCTTTAAACATTTTAAAGAATTAGAGGGAGAGCTTTACAGCGCAGAAGTACACCACATAAGACACAGAGCTATTATCTTATTAGATGATGACGGCAATGAGATCATTATGCCAAAAGACAGACAGATCCCATCTGACTTCTTTAGAAAGGGTGAGAATGTACGCGGTATTATTGAAAGCGTAGAGTTAAGAGGTAACAAACCTAATATTATTCTTTCAAGAACATCTCCTAAGTTTTTAGAGAAATTGTTTGAACAGGAAATTCCAGAAGTTTTTGACGGAGTTATTTCTATAAAAGCAGTAGTAAGAGAACCAGGTGAGAAGGCCAAAGTAGCTGTAGATAGTTATGATGATCGTATCGATCCAGTAGGAGCTTGCGTAGGTGTTAAAGGTTCTCGTATTCACGGTATTGTTCGTGAATTAGGAAATGAAAACATCGATGTAATTAATTACACAACGAATATGCAGTTGTACATTGCGAGAGCTTTGAGTCCTGCCAAGATAACTTCCATTACCATCAACGAAGAGACTAAAAAAGCTGAAGTTCGCTTGAGCCCTGAAGAAGTTTCTAAGGCCATAGGTCGTAGAGGTCACAATATTAGATTAGCTGGTAAATTAACTGGTTATGATATAGACGTGATTAGAGAAGGCGGTGAAGAAGACGTGGAATTAACGGAGTTTACTGATGTAATCGACGGATGGGTTATTGAAGAATTAAGTAAGATAGGACTGGACACTGCCAGAAGTGTCCTAGAGCAAGACGTTGCCGACTTAATAAAACGTACAGATCTCGAGGAGGAAACCGTATTAGACGTGGTTAGAATCCTGAGAGCAGAATTTGAAGATTAG
- a CDS encoding c-type cytochrome, with amino-acid sequence MINRKLHFSAWQFLLAFVFVTLNSLSVYGQQDVTTSDGEPAVPVEAAGGADATKGEELFKANCASCHKLYKKQVGPALYGVSQKYEKEWLYKWITNSAEFIASGDAQAIAIYNEYNQSNMNAFPQLSTVDIDNILAYTDTEKPVPTIAVAGADGAAVAGSGDNSMTNNLILGALALVLLLLVVLLIVVNKTLNRFAEANGIQTEFEVDTEERTPIWKAFVQNQFLVLVTAVFLLLASAYFGYGALMSVGIDQGYAPVQPIHYSHRIHAGTSQIECKYCHSSARESKHSGIPSLNVCMNCHKSIAEVAQTTYQEGMDEYGIDYNKEIEKLYAATGWDTDEQAFVGEEQPVRWVRIHNLPDLAYFNHAQHVTVGKIDCQTCHGPVEEMEVMYQYSPLTMGWCINCHRETNVDLQGNGYYEKIHKELSEARGGRQLTIADLGGLECGKCHY; translated from the coding sequence ATGATAAATAGGAAATTACATTTTTCCGCATGGCAGTTTTTGCTGGCGTTTGTTTTCGTAACACTTAATTCTTTAAGTGTATACGGACAGCAAGACGTTACCACCTCAGATGGTGAGCCTGCGGTACCTGTAGAAGCAGCCGGTGGAGCTGACGCAACAAAGGGAGAAGAACTCTTCAAAGCTAATTGTGCCTCATGCCACAAATTGTACAAAAAACAAGTTGGACCTGCTTTATATGGCGTTTCTCAGAAGTACGAAAAGGAGTGGTTGTACAAGTGGATCACAAACTCTGCCGAATTCATAGCTAGTGGAGATGCGCAAGCTATTGCTATCTACAACGAGTACAATCAATCTAATATGAATGCTTTTCCACAGCTTTCAACAGTAGATATTGATAATATTCTCGCTTACACAGATACCGAAAAGCCTGTTCCTACTATTGCAGTTGCTGGTGCAGATGGAGCAGCGGTTGCTGGATCGGGAGATAACTCAATGACCAACAACCTTATTTTAGGAGCACTTGCACTTGTATTGTTATTGTTGGTAGTTCTTCTTATCGTAGTAAATAAAACATTAAATAGATTTGCTGAAGCAAATGGAATTCAGACAGAATTTGAAGTTGATACGGAAGAGCGCACTCCTATATGGAAAGCTTTTGTACAAAATCAATTTTTGGTTTTAGTTACTGCCGTATTTCTATTATTAGCTAGTGCTTATTTTGGTTACGGTGCTTTGATGAGCGTGGGGATTGATCAAGGTTATGCGCCAGTGCAACCTATTCATTACTCTCATAGGATTCATGCTGGTACAAGCCAGATTGAGTGTAAGTATTGTCACTCTAGCGCTCGTGAATCGAAGCATTCAGGAATTCCTTCCCTTAACGTTTGTATGAACTGTCATAAATCTATAGCAGAAGTGGCACAGACTACGTACCAAGAAGGAATGGATGAGTACGGAATAGATTATAATAAAGAAATTGAAAAGTTATATGCTGCAACCGGTTGGGATACAGACGAACAAGCATTTGTAGGGGAAGAGCAGCCAGTGAGATGGGTGCGTATTCACAATTTGCCTGATCTTGCTTATTTCAATCATGCACAACATGTAACAGTAGGTAAAATAGACTGTCAAACATGTCACGGTCCTGTAGAAGAAATGGAAGTGATGTACCAATATTCACCATTAACAATGGGATGGTGTATCAACTGTCACCGGGAGACTAACGTAGATCTTCAGGGGAATGGTTATTATGAAAAAATTCACAAAGAACTTTCTGAAGCTCGTGGCGGTCGTCAACTGACTATCGCAGATTTAGGAGGACTTGAATGTGGTAAATGCCACTACTAA
- a CDS encoding TAT-variant-translocated molybdopterin oxidoreductase, whose product MATTKKYWKSTAQLDESNEMVKDLEQNEFASAIPTDEFLGNDQAMEESNTSRRDFLKYVGFSTAAASLAACEGPVIYSVPYVNQPEQIIPGMANYYATTIANGYDYASVLVKTREGRPIKIESNRDAAFRGHANARVHASVLSLYDNNRLKAPMIKGVEATWEELDQQVAAQLAQLNGKELVVLAQTYASPSMSKIISELKDTYSNVRVVTYDTISEDGALNAFEAKYGKRALADYDFTNAETIVSVGADFVGDWQGGGFDKGYAKSRVPKNGKMSHHIQYEANLTLSGANADRRYPVTPTEQKHILAALYSKVVGGGANVSLSDKVAKSVEQTAISLKRAGKNGVLLCGIPDQAAQQLTIAINEALNSSISDTVAPIMTRQGNRKSVDQLVSDMSAGKVGAIFIAGVDPLYSYDDSDAFAKALDKVALTVSFASSMNATAAKVDYVATTPHFLESWADTEIKKGHVFLTQPTINTIFKTRQLQETLLKWSGNEQSYKDYLKETTSSTGASWNQSLQDGFYKKTASDVNITEDEAVNEMSNASALNALANAKKSSGYELTLYTKTGLGDGTMANNPWLQELPDPITRTTWDNYVTISQADAEAVGVVNENVANGALDGTQVVVTLDGVERKFPALIQPGQAAGTIGIALGYGQTAAIQEEMQTGVNAYPFYKNGVAVQAVTVKDAGGNHQFACTQLQNTMMGRDIIRETDLATYRTGNKDNFNPMPEVSLNHIETPVTSPDVDLWESFDRSVGHHFNMSIDLNSCTGCGACVIACHAENNVPVVGKQEVRKSRDMHWLRIDRYYSSTDSFEADEDKKDGFDGLFGDNGSLGGFGELEIPADNPEVSFMPVMCQHCNHAPCETVCPVAASSHGRQGQNHMAYNRCVGTRYCANNCPYKVRRFNWFLYNGNDEFDYHMNNDLGRMVINPDVTVRSRGVMEKCSLCIQMTQMTILEAKKDGRMIKDGEFATACSNACSNGAITFGDINDKESEIFQVKQQDRMYHLLEEVGTEPNVMYQVKVRNI is encoded by the coding sequence ATGGCTACTACTAAAAAATACTGGAAAAGTACTGCGCAACTAGATGAAAGCAACGAGATGGTAAAAGATCTTGAGCAGAATGAGTTTGCGAGCGCTATTCCTACTGACGAGTTTTTAGGAAACGATCAGGCGATGGAGGAATCAAACACTTCACGTCGTGACTTCTTAAAATATGTGGGATTTTCAACAGCTGCAGCATCGCTGGCAGCATGTGAAGGTCCTGTCATCTACTCGGTACCTTATGTCAACCAACCGGAGCAAATTATTCCTGGTATGGCTAACTATTATGCAACTACCATTGCAAATGGTTACGATTATGCAAGTGTTTTGGTTAAAACTCGTGAAGGTCGTCCGATTAAAATAGAAAGCAATAGAGATGCTGCTTTTAGGGGTCATGCAAATGCCCGCGTACATGCGTCTGTGTTGTCTTTATATGATAACAACCGTTTAAAAGCTCCAATGATTAAAGGAGTGGAGGCTACTTGGGAAGAACTTGATCAACAAGTTGCGGCTCAATTAGCTCAATTAAATGGCAAAGAATTAGTCGTGCTTGCACAAACTTATGCAAGTCCATCGATGTCCAAAATCATATCGGAGCTAAAGGATACCTATAGCAATGTACGTGTTGTTACTTATGATACCATTAGTGAAGATGGTGCGTTAAATGCTTTTGAAGCCAAATACGGCAAAAGAGCTCTTGCAGATTATGATTTTACAAATGCAGAAACTATAGTTTCTGTAGGTGCTGATTTTGTAGGTGACTGGCAAGGTGGTGGATTTGACAAAGGTTACGCAAAATCTCGGGTACCTAAGAATGGTAAGATGTCTCATCATATTCAATATGAGGCAAACTTGACTCTTTCAGGGGCAAATGCAGATAGGCGTTACCCAGTTACTCCTACAGAGCAAAAGCATATACTTGCTGCGCTTTATAGTAAGGTTGTTGGTGGTGGAGCAAACGTTTCATTATCTGATAAAGTGGCTAAATCTGTTGAGCAAACGGCTATAAGCTTAAAAAGAGCTGGTAAAAATGGAGTGCTTCTATGTGGGATTCCAGATCAAGCAGCACAACAGTTGACGATTGCTATAAATGAAGCTTTAAATTCTTCTATTAGTGATACCGTAGCACCTATAATGACTCGTCAAGGTAATCGTAAATCAGTAGATCAGTTAGTGAGTGATATGAGCGCTGGTAAAGTGGGTGCCATTTTTATTGCTGGTGTAGATCCTTTATACAGTTATGATGATAGTGACGCTTTCGCGAAAGCTTTAGATAAAGTAGCTCTTACCGTATCATTTGCTTCTTCTATGAATGCAACAGCTGCAAAAGTAGATTATGTTGCAACTACTCCGCATTTCTTAGAGTCTTGGGCTGATACAGAAATAAAAAAAGGTCATGTGTTCTTAACACAGCCTACTATAAATACTATATTTAAGACACGTCAATTACAAGAGACCTTATTAAAATGGTCTGGTAATGAGCAGTCTTACAAGGATTACTTAAAAGAAACAACTAGTTCTACTGGAGCGAGTTGGAACCAGTCCTTACAAGACGGTTTTTATAAAAAAACTGCTTCTGATGTAAATATTACAGAAGATGAAGCAGTGAATGAAATGAGTAATGCCTCCGCATTAAATGCTTTGGCAAACGCCAAAAAATCTTCTGGATACGAACTTACTTTATATACCAAAACAGGACTGGGTGACGGTACCATGGCAAACAACCCGTGGTTACAAGAATTGCCAGATCCTATCACAAGAACAACTTGGGACAACTACGTTACTATTTCGCAAGCAGATGCTGAGGCGGTAGGTGTTGTCAATGAGAATGTTGCTAACGGTGCCCTAGATGGTACTCAGGTAGTAGTAACTTTAGACGGTGTAGAAAGAAAGTTTCCTGCTCTTATTCAACCAGGTCAGGCTGCTGGAACGATAGGGATTGCCCTAGGTTATGGTCAGACTGCTGCAATTCAAGAAGAAATGCAAACTGGTGTAAATGCATATCCTTTCTATAAGAACGGTGTTGCTGTACAAGCGGTTACTGTTAAAGATGCTGGTGGTAACCATCAGTTTGCTTGTACACAATTGCAAAATACCATGATGGGTCGCGATATAATTCGCGAAACTGATTTGGCTACTTATAGAACAGGAAATAAGGATAACTTTAATCCAATGCCTGAGGTTTCTTTGAACCACATTGAAACTCCAGTAACTTCTCCAGATGTTGATCTTTGGGAAAGTTTTGATAGATCGGTAGGGCATCATTTTAATATGTCTATCGACCTAAACTCCTGTACTGGTTGTGGTGCCTGTGTGATAGCTTGTCATGCAGAGAATAATGTGCCAGTCGTGGGTAAACAAGAAGTAAGAAAATCTCGTGATATGCACTGGTTGCGTATTGATAGGTATTATTCCTCTACTGATAGTTTTGAGGCTGATGAGGATAAGAAAGATGGTTTTGATGGATTATTTGGAGACAATGGGTCATTAGGAGGTTTTGGAGAGTTGGAGATTCCAGCAGATAATCCAGAGGTGTCTTTTATGCCAGTAATGTGTCAGCATTGTAATCACGCACCATGTGAGACAGTATGTCCAGTAGCAGCATCTTCCCATGGTCGTCAAGGTCAGAATCATATGGCTTATAACCGTTGTGTAGGTACTCGCTATTGTGCTAACAACTGTCCTTATAAAGTGCGCCGTTTCAACTGGTTCCTTTACAACGGGAATGATGAGTTTGATTACCACATGAATAATGATTTAGGTCGTATGGTGATCAACCCAGATGTTACGGTAAGAAGTCGTGGGGTAATGGAGAAATGTTCTCTTTGTATCCAAATGACTCAAATGACTATTCTTGAAGCTAAGAAGGATGGTCGCATGATTAAAGATGGAGAATTTGCTACGGCCTGTTCTAATGCTTGTTCTAATGGAGCTATTACCTTTGGTGATATCAACGACAAGGAATCGGAGATCTTTCAAGTAAAACAACAAGATCGTATGTATCACCTGTTAGAAGAAGTGGGAACTGAACCTAACGTGATGTATCAGGTTAAAGTGAGAAATATATAA
- a CDS encoding universal stress protein: MKKIIVPTDFSIQAENALRVAADIIRENNGEIFLLHQLDLPLHLANNASSNLPEAVFFMKLAKEKFDNLLKADYLQGITIHGDVETGAAFSGIMNTVKRHNADLIVMGSHGTEGMRNLFIGSNAEKVVRNSEVPVLVVKDRKKKLDVNDFVFATDLDPNATSALKEASAFAKKTKCNLHLLYVNTPSLCKYPFQFFEHQRSGGKGGRVFKKCQCTTDRLHHI; this comes from the coding sequence ATGAAGAAGATTATTGTACCTACAGACTTTTCAATTCAGGCAGAAAACGCATTAAGGGTTGCGGCTGATATTATACGTGAAAATAACGGAGAAATATTTTTACTTCACCAGCTGGATTTACCCTTACATTTAGCAAATAACGCAAGTTCTAACCTCCCAGAGGCCGTGTTTTTTATGAAACTTGCAAAAGAAAAGTTTGACAATCTTCTAAAAGCAGACTACTTACAGGGCATTACTATTCATGGAGATGTTGAAACTGGAGCCGCTTTTAGTGGTATCATGAACACCGTAAAACGTCATAATGCAGACCTAATTGTAATGGGAAGTCATGGGACTGAAGGAATGCGCAATCTTTTTATAGGCTCTAATGCAGAAAAAGTAGTGCGCAACTCTGAAGTTCCAGTTCTCGTTGTAAAAGACAGGAAAAAGAAATTAGATGTCAATGATTTTGTTTTCGCAACAGATTTAGACCCTAATGCTACCAGCGCTTTGAAAGAGGCAAGCGCGTTTGCAAAAAAAACAAAATGCAACCTACACCTTCTTTATGTAAATACACCTTCTTTATGTAAATACCCCTTCCAATTTTTTGAGCACCAGAGAAGCGGAGGCAAAGGTGGCCGAGTATTTAAAAAATGTCAATGTACGACCGACCGATTACACCATATATAA
- the infB gene encoding translation initiation factor IF-2, translating to MAEVKNMRLNKVLREFNISLDRAVEHLNSKGIEIEARPTTKIDGSVYQALADEFQTDKSKKVASKEVGAERRKEQEELRMQREKELEDKQKRQEIIKAKASLDGPKQVGKVDLNAGKKAEKTTEQPEKTVEPVKETTAIVEKASKVPEPVEKEQPKGTDQVSNRPKSTGTTIKGKIDLSANKSSRPKARKKEEAPKKTEKETPKAAEPVKEVKKSEETIAKVASKEAAPKEAAPKETAPNEAAVKIVSENPESEVIKTEYKKLGGLKVTGEKIDLSQFAKPKKKAADTNRGKRKRISKPGAPGGGGAPGKRPSNPRRGAPSSGPARKNIVKEEPTDEEIQKQVRETLEKLQGKSSKSKAARYRRDKRDSHRDKVDAAEQAQAEDKTLQVTEFVTVSDLSIMMDVPVNKVIGACMSLGMMVTMNQRLDAETMSIVADEFGFEVEFVNADIEESIAELVDSEEDLVTRAPIVTVMGHVDHGKTSLLDYIRKENVIAGESGGITQHIGAYGVQLENGQKIAFLDTPGHEAFTAMRARGAQLTDIAIIVAAADDDIMPQTKEAISHAQAAGVPIVFAINKIDKPDANPEKIKESLAQMNLLVEDWGGKIQSHDISAKVGTGVKELLEKVLLEAELLDLKANPNKAASGTVVEAFLDKGRGYVSTILVQAGTLRVGDYLLAGPRHGKIKAMQDERGNEVLAAGPATPVSVLGLDGAPQAGDKFNVFEDEREAKSIAARRTQLQREQSVRTQKTLSLDEIGRRIALGDFKELNLILKGDVDGSVEALTDSFQKLSTEEIQINIIHRGVGAITETDVLLATASNAIIIGFNVRPQGNARVVADREEVDIRTYSIIYDAINDLKDAMEGMLSPELKEEITGNAEVRQTFKISKIGTIAGCMVTDGKIFRNGGVRLIRDGVVIHTGELVALKRFKDDVKEVAKGYECGIQIKNYNELQEGDIMESFREVEVKKTLK from the coding sequence ATGGCTGAAGTAAAAAACATGAGACTCAACAAAGTTCTAAGAGAATTTAATATCTCTTTAGACCGTGCTGTGGAGCATCTTAATTCCAAAGGAATAGAGATAGAGGCCCGCCCTACCACAAAAATAGACGGCAGCGTCTATCAAGCGCTTGCTGATGAGTTTCAAACTGATAAAAGCAAAAAAGTCGCCTCAAAGGAAGTAGGTGCTGAACGTCGCAAGGAACAAGAAGAATTGCGAATGCAGCGAGAAAAAGAACTTGAGGATAAACAGAAAAGACAAGAGATTATAAAAGCTAAGGCTTCTCTTGATGGTCCTAAACAGGTGGGTAAAGTAGATCTCAATGCTGGTAAAAAAGCAGAGAAAACTACAGAACAACCTGAGAAAACCGTAGAACCTGTTAAAGAAACTACTGCAATAGTAGAGAAAGCTTCTAAGGTACCTGAGCCAGTAGAAAAGGAGCAACCTAAAGGAACCGATCAGGTTTCTAATAGGCCTAAGTCTACAGGAACTACCATTAAAGGTAAAATAGATCTCAGTGCCAATAAATCATCTAGGCCCAAGGCTAGGAAAAAAGAAGAGGCACCTAAGAAGACGGAAAAAGAAACTCCAAAGGCCGCTGAACCGGTAAAAGAAGTTAAAAAGTCAGAAGAAACTATAGCTAAAGTGGCGTCAAAAGAAGCTGCTCCAAAAGAAGCTGCTCCAAAAGAAACGGCTCCTAATGAAGCTGCTGTTAAAATAGTTTCTGAAAATCCAGAATCTGAGGTAATTAAGACAGAGTATAAAAAACTTGGTGGTCTTAAAGTTACTGGAGAAAAAATCGACCTTTCACAATTTGCAAAGCCTAAGAAGAAGGCTGCAGATACCAATAGAGGTAAACGTAAACGTATTTCGAAGCCAGGTGCTCCTGGCGGAGGCGGTGCTCCTGGAAAGCGTCCTAGTAACCCAAGACGTGGTGCGCCGAGTAGTGGACCTGCTCGCAAGAACATTGTCAAAGAAGAGCCTACTGATGAAGAAATTCAGAAGCAGGTAAGAGAGACTCTTGAAAAACTTCAAGGTAAATCTTCCAAGTCGAAAGCAGCGCGTTATCGTAGAGATAAAAGAGATAGTCACCGTGATAAGGTGGATGCTGCAGAGCAAGCACAAGCCGAGGATAAAACCTTACAAGTAACAGAATTTGTTACTGTTAGTGACTTATCTATCATGATGGACGTACCAGTTAACAAAGTTATTGGTGCGTGTATGTCTCTTGGAATGATGGTGACCATGAATCAAAGGCTAGATGCAGAAACGATGTCTATCGTAGCTGACGAATTTGGTTTTGAAGTAGAGTTTGTAAATGCAGACATTGAAGAAAGCATTGCAGAGTTAGTGGATAGTGAAGAGGATTTAGTAACACGAGCTCCTATTGTGACTGTAATGGGTCACGTAGATCACGGTAAAACTTCCCTTTTAGATTATATAAGAAAAGAAAATGTAATCGCCGGAGAAAGTGGTGGTATTACGCAGCACATTGGTGCTTATGGAGTACAGCTAGAAAATGGTCAGAAGATTGCATTTCTAGATACACCAGGTCACGAAGCCTTTACGGCGATGCGTGCACGTGGTGCCCAACTTACAGACATCGCTATTATTGTCGCTGCGGCAGATGATGATATCATGCCTCAAACTAAAGAAGCAATTTCGCATGCACAAGCAGCGGGAGTTCCTATAGTTTTTGCCATCAACAAGATTGATAAGCCAGATGCTAATCCAGAAAAGATCAAAGAAAGTCTTGCTCAGATGAACTTATTGGTAGAAGATTGGGGAGGAAAAATACAATCTCATGATATTTCTGCTAAAGTAGGTACTGGTGTTAAAGAATTACTTGAAAAAGTGTTGCTTGAAGCAGAGTTACTTGACTTGAAAGCCAACCCTAATAAAGCAGCCTCTGGAACAGTGGTGGAAGCATTCTTAGACAAAGGTCGAGGATATGTATCTACGATTTTAGTACAAGCGGGAACTCTAAGAGTAGGAGATTACCTTCTTGCAGGTCCTAGACATGGTAAGATAAAAGCAATGCAGGATGAACGTGGAAACGAGGTTCTGGCAGCAGGACCAGCAACACCAGTATCCGTACTAGGTCTTGACGGTGCCCCACAAGCAGGTGATAAGTTCAATGTGTTTGAAGATGAACGTGAAGCAAAATCTATTGCTGCAAGACGTACACAACTTCAACGAGAACAATCTGTTCGTACACAGAAAACATTATCTCTTGATGAAATTGGTCGACGTATCGCATTAGGAGACTTTAAAGAATTGAACCTAATTCTTAAAGGTGATGTTGACGGTTCTGTCGAAGCTTTAACAGATTCGTTCCAGAAATTATCTACTGAAGAAATCCAAATAAATATCATACACAGAGGTGTAGGTGCTATTACAGAAACTGATGTGTTACTTGCGACGGCCTCTAATGCTATAATAATTGGATTTAATGTACGCCCTCAAGGGAATGCACGAGTAGTTGCCGATAGAGAAGAAGTAGATATACGTACTTATTCTATTATCTATGACGCAATCAATGATCTTAAAGATGCGATGGAAGGAATGCTTTCTCCAGAGCTTAAAGAAGAGATTACAGGTAATGCTGAAGTAAGACAAACCTTTAAAATATCTAAAATTGGTACCATCGCAGGTTGTATGGTAACAGATGGTAAGATATTTAGAAACGGTGGTGTAAGACTTATCAGAGACGGAGTAGTTATACATACAGGTGAACTGGTTGCCCTTAAACGTTTCAAAGACGACGTTAAAGAAGTGGCAAAAGGCTATGAATGTGGTATACAAATAAAGAACTACAACGAGTTACAAGAAGGGGATATTATGGAATCCTTTAGAGAAGTAGAAGTTAAAAAGACCTTAAAGTAA